The genomic stretch TGAGGGTgtggcccggcgcgctccaccagcggTGGCGACTGGTGGCATTGTTGCGCGCGGGAGGAAGGGAGGGCCATCGTAGGCGACGAGTTCACGCTAGCACCTTCGCCGGAAGAAATCGTTCCACACAAcgtagttgtcggggaagaagcgcggCTCGGCGCGCTGCTATTCGCTGAGAGTGGCGATCACCGTGTCGATCTCGGCGTCGAGGGCATCGCCTCCCACTGGCGGCGGCGAAATcggacgcccccccccccctttcagGCGCTAGCCTCCGGGCGGCGGGTAGCCCTCCATGTGCAGCAACCTCTCCTCCCACTGGTGCAAAGACggccggccgaagccgttgttcgccgcgccgtcgccTGGGAAGCGGTTCGCCATTGTTGGAGGAGTTTTTCTGGGAGAGAAGTGTGGGGAGAAGGGGGATGAcggtggtgaatgcggccagacgcggtagCTCCGCGATAAATAGTGGGAAGCAGCGCGTGAATTCGAGGAGACGGCACTCGCCGCGGGGAAGCTATGCGTCGCGGCGAAGACTGATCggtggcaggcttttacagcgtgcGCAAGGCGATGCGACAAGGACGATGATCGGtctttctcgccgacaagttggggccacctggcgcgcgggaactttcctcgACGTTTCCCGCTCTTTTGTTTCCTCCGGACTTCCCGAGCGCGTCCCGAGGGGCCGGAGACGACATGGACTCGCCGGATAGATGAAAGTCCAAATCTAGACGAAAACGAAGATCCGAGAGCGCGACTTGCCATTTTCCGCCGTTCAGATGAAAAAAGGAGCTACCGGGGGTCTCGTCGGGCCTTGTCAGAGAGACGGCCGGAGGTGCTCTAAAGTTAAGACTGCTCATGTTAAGCAGCAAACAAGACGATGATAATCTCACACTTTCTGACAAACATTTACACGCTGCCATGTTCAAGTTCCGCGAAAGGACGCCTCCTATAAATTTTCACGCGATGCGACCGCTCGAGGGACTGTCAATCAGGATCGTGGTGCCTTCAAGAGATCGATCCCTTGGGACGGATGGACGGACTGAAGAAACGGCGGTGCTCTGTACATTTTTATTGCACGGTCATGTAGTACTAGCGATGTATCTGTATGTTATACTTCCCCCGGCCGGGCTCTTTCAGCCAATTAAGCTCGAGGTTCAATAATCCGAATCAAACCTCGTGATCAAGCCGACACTGCAGTACAACACTTGATCGATCACTACAAGACGGGGAGAGAATAAAAGATCGAACAAGATCCCAAAAAACTCCCTTGCGTCTCGAGAAACCGAACCTGATGATCCATCCACTAGTACACTAGTACCATTACCAACAAGTGGCTGCCTAGCTAAGCTTGGACGTACGCTACCGAGAAGCCCCGTGCTGATCTCGACGTGCGTGCCCCGTCGCCGGTGCTGACGGCTAGTCGAGCGAGCCTGGCGGCGGGTGCGTGCCGGCGACGAAGAAGCGGCCGGAGGCGGCGTCCTGGGTGGCGTAGTAGACGGTGCTGGGGCTGACGTGGGTGTGCGTCCCCTCGTATGTCGTCACCACGTACGCCGGGTCGTCCTTGTCCCGCTCCACCCTCTTCTTGACGTTGCACCCTTCCGTCGAACACCTGTAGTAGTTCCTGCACAGAGGAACACAAATCAGTTCTGAATCTCCCTCTGTCTCGTCGGATCGCCCAATCGCAATGTGTCTGTGTGATTGCTAGAGATTCTTCATTAACATTTTGTGATGAATTTCCATAAATTTGGGTCGAATCTTGCTTAATTTTGCGGCGGTGATTGTACTGAGGAGGGAGCTCTGCTTACCTTGGGTTGGGGCTGTTCTTGACGGACTTCTTGCCGTACTTCCGCCACTTGTACCCGTCGTCCAGGATCTCGACCTCCGTCTTCGTCCGGAACGCGATGCGCTCCGTCCGCGGGCGCTCCATCGCCGCTGGCTCGGCCGCGCTCCTAGCTTGAGTGTTCGTCGCCGCTCTCGCACCGGCAGCGCCGCCATCCGGCACAGCGACTACCGGCGGCTGCGCGCCGAAGGCTCCGTCGTCGAGGAAGTACTCGGAGATGTCGAAGTGCGGCGCGGCATCCGGGATCGCTGGCTGGAGCAGCGGAGCCGCTGGCTGCACCGGGGCGGTGTCGAGCGCGGCGGAGAAGCTTGACGCAGGGCTGGACGTGCTGGAGCTGCCCCCATGCGAGAAGTAGGATGACATCGAAGGGGACGAGAAGAAGCAGGAGGCGTCGCCCGCCGCCGGTTGGTAGAGCAGTGGTGCAGCTCCGACTGCCGCCATGACCGGGTGCAAGACCGCCGCGCGCGCTGCGTATTTATAAGTGTCCCCAAATCGCCGGTGCGGTGCCGCTGCATGGATGCTGGGTGAGTGGGGATTTGGCTGGTGGATTTGTACTGGCACAAGGGTGCTGGTTTGTTGCGAGCTCGTAAATTTTCCTCGTCGGATTTCGGTCGGCTTCCCGGTGAGCTTCCTGTGGGAGAGAAGGTTCGGCGATGGTGAGTTCGgttgccgcccgccgccgctggcTCGTCAGCTCGTGCCCACTTAAGAGCTCGTGCGCGCGCGCGTGCCGATTTGGGCGAATTGTCTACGGAACAAAACAGTTGAAAGGTCTTGGCCACGTAGTGCCTGCCTGGCCTCCAGTCGCCGGCCGGTGGGGCCACTGGTATATTGCATAAAATACTTTTGTTGGTCCGCCCGATTGAAGCAATCAAGATTCAAGCCGCATTCTTCGTTTGTGTACTGCTGAAAATAATTTTCGGACCAGCTTTTACTTGATGTGGAAAGCCAACACATTCTAGATCCGTCCACTATACAAAAATATTGCATTTTTTTTCCCATTTCTTATCATATTGCGTCAAGGAATCCAAAAGTAGCGTCACAAATTAGAAGGGCGCGCACACAATGTGAGATGGGAAGTTTGTCGACACGACTCAAGCTTTGCATGAAGCCATATATCGTGAATGCACACATCCATATTATTCAAAAGAATCTAAAATAAATTATGACATCCAAAATGGCATGTTGTAGCGACCAACATCAGGAACTGGAATTTTTGGAACCTAGGTGCAAAACCACCTATAAACCCCAAAACTTATAGTAATTTCAAATATTGCTAAAAATCGATTCCTACTGGAAACCAAACATGATCAAGTATTATACTCGTATAAAAGTGTTAGGGCAAGAAATGATTCCCATGGACTTTCAAAAAAATTACAACGAATATAGCATGAATACCACATGGACATGGGTCGttttaattttttctttttacaTAGGATACAGTGATAGTGATTCCCTCGCAAAATATTTTTATACaagtacaatacttgatcatctttgAATCCACAATGCATTTGGATTTTTCActctttttacttttttttttgcatgcatgGGGTGCGTTGGCACCCATGTGCGTAAATGTATTTTCctcaacatcagcaacaacaaGCACAAACATTAAGAACCAACATTAAAAACACAATCACCCCGAGATATATTCTTCAAAAGCAACACCTACAGGTTGGAAGCAGTGGGAAGCACCGACAATAGGATTTATATGAAGGTTGGGCATGTGGCAGTAAGAGTATGTAGGTTGGGCATGTGGTAGCGATCTGACATGATAACAACCTCAACACACGCGGAGTTGCCGTAAAAAGCCCTACGTCCTGGTTGAGATTCATATTATTGTGTGCATCAAGGTGCTCCGTGTCTTTTGAGTGGTGggcgcactagtaggaaaaagctCTTTAGTGGCGCACCATTTtgaaattttgtggcgcacgtcaCAAAAATTTGAATTATGTAGCGCGTGGGACCCATGCACCACAGAAAAgtgacatttctgtggcgcaccagtcaGGCATGTGCCACAGAAAACTTTCTGTAGCGCACCCAGCAGTGGTGtgccacaatttttttttgaaattaaaaaatGCGGCCGATCTAGATCGAGATCTGGTGCCACCGAAATTTTgctggattttttttttaaaatttgccagaggtcaccggaggtgggtgggtggtGGGGTGAGTTGAGGtgggtggaggcggaggaggaggaggccggtcaGAGGTGGTGGGTgggaggaggatgatgaggaggaggatgaggaggaggaggccgaccagaggaggaggaggaggccggccggaggaggaggaggaggagattagggaggaggagaagtggaggagaggaaggaacgtggaggagaagtggaggagaggagaaggaggaggcgccaCCGAAATTCAAGTTTCAGCactagaattctgtggcgcatgtgcatacggtgcgccacagatttttttcaaatttttagtttttgcaggaaaaaatcttgactttgtcgcaaatttttactcttttcgaatttggcgaTTCAAAAAATTAGCTAATCGGGTAAACCCACGTGTATGCCGTGGTAACATTAGTTGCTCCATATGTTGCCAAATCATGATTGCAACAttctgttgaatatataagcaaatatccatatgaaataatccgtacaagtaattgataaatcatgactatgaaaataacgaataaactaatcgtgcagactagtaagggagatgaacagatcacatctaaacaagacagaCCGGTCGCATCTACCAcataaactagaagaagaaactctaacagaaactgaaagagaaacgacaagatcacatacttcgcaacagcgtcgttgtcgcccatgttgaggttgccgaagaagtcgctgaggtccgggaagaagttggtggtgtggaggaactcgtcgtccgacgaCGACGTCGCGATGCcactagtcgcgccggagcgctccccaaaaacctgattgcccctcacccgtacaggttcacgagaggcagggttccggaggcctactgtcccggcagtcggtgcacgccgacggacgggatgaggaagacgaatgcggcggcgcaatgaactggaaacaggtagtcacgTATGCGTCTCGTTATAGCGGCTAGGGTTGCGAAGGGTCTTATGTAGTGcgtttcgggaaggtcgtggagcGCAGCCTACGTACGAGTTGGCACAGCCACGATCAAgagaaaccggaaggcaaaacggctgagtaacgcgtccgttaatgactcaatattgattacacaattaatttcccaaatggaaaaaagataagctcggctcggcgagattcccacaacccgcggcgcgtcgtgacgaggcgtggcgaggcaaggcgggcggcggaggaggatgagtgtgtgagggctctctctcttctcactcacttactaggaatagaacagcccaccttatataccactccaactctcttccaactaccaatgtgggactaaactccagcccccactagtgctgccactgatttttggaatgggccatgtgagtttcagaatttgataatggccatgggccaaaggccaaatgcccaaaattctagcaatcccccacaaactctcattggaaCATTTCATCAGtaagtttccagaacattttTTTATATActggtatgtcgtggagactgttaagatAAACTTCCACTTAAATCTTCATATTACATTAGATTCAACtaggatagtggactatgccttgaactacaagttttctgcgcactagcttcatagaaagcctagaccgatactagacTGTCGCGAGGCTTCCTCGTGGTTTGGAGCTTATACatcatactccagggcctttcatgagtttactagagagcacccaactctcatagattgcgatgtttaacaatcagactcatataggtgtgttcttcaaaagatgttctgcagggcAACATCTCTCCTAAaagaagccacttagaacacattaagataattatcaacctgccatgcagattaggagagtattgcatcttacagagtggtaaaattgctatagggatatatactctcctcccagctgacCAATAACTTGTCTCCcagttctaattcacgggatctccgatcacatagagtgggttaccaccatgggcagctcatagtgtgggtctcatacccatcttcctcgatgcattttctatcatatttcgtgatagtccctttgtgaaggggtctgccaggtttctagacgtatggatataatccaacgctataactccggagattctcattttcctgacagttttcagtctcctcttcacatgccttgatgacttcatattatccttagaactgtttactttgacaatcacagtttgattatcaccgtTCATAGGAATAGAggatattggtttctcaaccacaggtaagtccatcaagagctcacgaagccactctgcttcaacagtggttgtgtctaacgttgtgagttctgcttccatagttaacCCGTAATGATGGTTTGTTTGCAAGACTTCCAcgaaacagcgccacctccaagtgtaaacaaataaccacttgtggccttagtctcatcagcatcagatatccaatttgcatcactataaccctcaagtacccttggatacccagtatagtgaatgctataactcgcagtgcctttcaagtagcgcaaaactctctcaagagcatgccaatgaacatctccaggtctagacagaaaacggctgagtttacttacaacaaaggagatgtcaggcctcgtggcgctggctaaatacataagcgagccaatgatctgcgaatatcacaatttatctctagcaattcttttattcttacgaattatcacactaggatcataaggcattggagaagatttgcagtcgctatacccgaagcgactcatgatcttttccacatagtgggactgaagcaatgtaatcccaccatcgccatccttcagcagcttgatgtttaagatcacaccAGCTACTCCCaattccttcatctcaaaacaacgagataggaactccttgacctccttaatcacagtaaggttggtcccgaatatcaatatgtcatcaacatagagacaaagaataactccctcgcgcccaccatggcgatagtatacacacttgtcagcttcgtttacaacaaagtcTTCAGCGGTTaacgttctttcaaacttctcatgccactgcttaggtgcttgtttaagcccatacaaagacttcagtaatttacacacctttccttcttgaccatctactacaaatccatcaggctgctccatataaatttcctcttcaagctctccatttaggaaagcagtcttaacatccatttgatgaacgagaagaccatctgAAGAAGCCAAGaatagtagcactcgaatggtggtcaatctggcaaaatgtgagtatgtatcaaagaaatcttcaccttctttctgggtataacccttggccacaagacgtgccttgtacttttcaatagtaccatcgggcctaagttttttcttgaacacccatttacatcctacaggtttgcacccataaggacgatcagtaatttcccaagttccattggctaagatggaatccatctcgctacggacaacTTCCTTCAAGTAGTCAGCATccagagatgcataggcttctgaaatagaagtgggagagtcatccacgaggtacacaatgaaatcatgtccaaaggactttgcagtcctctgtctcttgctccttttgggagcttcattgtcatcctccacaggattatcaaagtgttctatagccatggtaggttcaggaaataattcctgagtagatgaactgggcatctcctgaattgatgagctagacgtttctttcataggaaagacgttctcaaagaaagtcgcataattcgactccataattgtacaaccatgcatgtcggatacctcagattttattatcaaaaatctgtagccaatgctatgaaatgcatatcccagaagaacacaatccacggtttttggtccaagcttgcgcttcttgggtatcggcacatttactttcgccatacagccccaagttcgtaggtaagagagtttcagcctttttctttcccattcctcaaacggggtaatggttttgttctttgtggggacacggtttaggacatgacatgcaatCAATATCGTCTCcctccaccatgccttggatagacccgatgtatgtAACATGGCGTTAatcaaatcagttagagtacggttctttctttcggccaccccatttgactgaggtgagtagggagacgTCCTCTcgtggataataccatgttccacaCAAAAAGAATCGAACTCAttggaaaagtactctccaccacgatcagaccttagccgcttgatctttcgatcaagttggttttctgcttcacctttaatttttttgaagtaattaagagcttcatctttagatttcaggaggcacacataacaatatcgagtagagtcatcaattaaaatcatgaagtatcttttctctccttttgtcaattcaccattcatttcacaaagatccgaatgtataagctccaacggtgccaagtctcttgcctccgcagtcttatgagacttacgtggttgcttagcttgcacacatacttggcacttggatttcttgataatagcaaatttcggaattatattcatattcgctagccgcatcatgcacccaaaattaatatgacaaagttgtgaatgccaaatatcggattcactatcattgcaaacatgattaataatatgagtacataagtctgacaaagataagcggaacaagcctccgcacacataaccctttcaaccaaattgtccacacttggaaattacaattTTATTGGACTAAAAAactaacttaaaaccatctcgacataaaagcgatccgctaacgagattcttattaatggagggaatGTGCTACAGATTCTTCAGCTAGATGGCattgaagtaaacttcagatccaccgtaccaacaccacgaacagaagcacgtgagccgtttcccatcagcacggaggaagtccttgcgacctgataagaagaaaacatagagacagcaaaacatacatgtgtattggctccgatgtctatccaccaatcaggagaattacatactgaaaggacagtaggggaaataccgtacccaacgtccttcatctcagtatcaacgccAATAACAATATTTGTGGACTTGCCGCTGTTCGCaccgatcatggcgttctgggcaatcaggagcccaatgtccaggagcgccacaaacatggcagttccctttcttcttataaggagtcttcctcttggagttggttgagttggaggctttgttcttctcatCAAACTTGACTTTTCTAtcgttcttattcttagacttgtgagattggaagttcttcttctgtactacattggcactagaacctccctcaaaactacgagcgcgtgtgtcatttgccctcgccttctcttccacatgaagcgagccaatgagatccgaaacggaaaactcttgtctcttatgtttcagagaagtagcaaagttcctccacgagggaggaagcttgccaataatgccaccggccacaaatttatctggtaaggtacacttaaactgctcgagttctttggcaagggactgaatctcatgagcctgctcaaccacggagcgctcatcagtcatcctgtagtcatagtattgctccatgacatacaattcagtgtcagcgtccgagaccccaaatttggcctcgagcgcatcccacgcatctttaccatggtcgaaagccatgtacgggtcaacaatgttgtccccaagaatgctgaacaaggccaccttaaacatggcatcgaccttctcaaacttttcctgctcctatGCGGAAAGAGGCCCCTCAGGCCTAGCATCTGTGGTGCTAAAACAgtctaggtttgtaaaccatagaaccgcctttgtgcgccacctcttgtaatgcataccatcaaagaggggaggtcgagtagcggcagcaacgctgcttgaattgattttcTTAAAATCAGGTTTTtttgattgttgaatatataagcaaatatccatatgaaataatccgtacaagtaattgataaatcatgactatgaaaataacgaataaactaatcgtgcagactagtaaggtagatgaacagatcacatctaaacaggataaaccgatcgcatctaacacagaaactagaagaagaaactctaacagaaactgaaagagaaacaacaagatcacatacttcgcaacAGCGTCGTTGTcgtccatgttgaggttgtcgaagaagtcgctgaggtccgggaagaagttgtcggtgtggaggaactcatcATCCgacgacgacgtcgtgatgccagtagtcgcgtcagagcgctccccaaaaacctgattgcccctcacccgtacatgttcacgagaggcagggttccggaggcctactgtcccggcagtcggtgcacgccgacggacgggatgaggaagacgaaggcggcggcgcaatgaactggaaacgggTAGTCACGTATGCGTCTCGTTATAGCGGTTAGGGTTGCGAAGGATCTTATGTAGTGCTCTCGGGAAGGCCGTGAGGCGCAACCCACGTCCAAGTCGGCAcaaccacgatccagaaaaaccggaaggcaaaacggctgagtaacgcgtccgttaatgactcaaaattgataacacaattaatttcccaaacagcaaaaagataagctcggctcggcgagattcccgcaaccgcggcgcgtcgtgacgaggtgtggcgtggcgaggcgaggcgggcggcggaggaggaggagtgcgcgatggctctctctctcttctctctcacttactaggactagaacaacccaccttatataccactccaactctcttcgAACTAGCAATGTGAAACTAAACTTCAGCCcctactagtgctgccactgatttttggaatgggcaatgtgagtttcagaatttgataatgggccatgggccaaaggccaaatgcctaaAATTCCAGCACATTCACCACTAACAGTAAGGTTGAGCCGACCGTCCATTGATGTGAGCATCTTTGGTACCTGTCAGTGAAGCGGCCCAATCCTCTATTATATAAACAAATAACTGAACTCCTAACCCTCATTGTCCTCCTACTCCCTACCTGCTTTGGTCATGGTGGTTCACTCCCCTCACTCCTTTGGTTATGGTGAGAGGCCAATGTGTCCAATGATGTGTTGATTCAACAAACACAATGTTTCTTAGTTCCAGACATAATAGCACGAAATGTGACAAGGCAATAACAAGGATCATAAAAATGATTATTAATAAAAATGATAAAACATGCCTATGAAATATATTTACTTGCAACCTAGAAAAACTCGAGGATTGTAAGAAAAAAAACATATATGTTAGTGTGATAACCAATACAATGGTTATTCGATTAAAATTTTGGTGgcatgtccagacggtgcctacaCCTCGCTGCCATCATATTTAGATTTGTTCAACCGGACGCCAACGGTGTTCATGCTCTAAGTTATTGAACTATGAATCAGGCGAACATGCAATTCTAACTACATGATGATTGTGGGTCAGCAGCATCACTTCACGTTAATGTCACTGGTTTTGGGGTCTTGTGTTTCATGTCTCCCGCAATTCCTTGTACCCACGCTGCGCGTAAAACCCGGCACCCATACCCGATACGCGAAATACCCGAACCTGAACCCGAATAACCCGGACCCGAGAAACGCGGTCATGTCATCGATCGGGTGGCACGGAGAATGAGAAGCCCTGAAAATTATGTTTTTGGAGTGGCTTGCATCACTCAGATAAACCAGCTTATTGCACCCAGCTGAGTTAAGCTACTGCACTAAAACGTAAATAACAGGATGGCTAGATTGCACCCAGTTGAGTTAAGCTACTCACTGTGACACCTCACTGCTCAGTGACCCACCGCCGCCGCAAGGCGAAGGAAGCTCGCCAGCGCCTGCTACCAGCCTACCAGGTTAGCTATGCCACCACCGCGAGCATCCAAAATGTAGGACGTCTTTAAATAGCCAGGCGTCGCTCTCGGCACCTCACTTTCGTCTCCAATTATAGAACCGGAATTACCCGACGAGGCCAGCCAGCCACGTGGCTGATGGCGAGCGACGAGCTAATGCGCGATCTAGAAGCCATGGACGTACTCGGATTCCCAGCAGCTTCGTGGGCGATCCTTTTTTACAGTTCTTTCAGGCTCGATCACGACCGATGCCGATGCCCGTCGATCACCATTATCTCGCGGTACCGAACGAATTCCGGGAGTCGCTGTCTTCCCCGAATCTCGATCGCCATGGTTGGCGGGCACGTACCGCTGACCTTCGTTTGTCTCCTGCAGCTCTATTTTATCTCCTCCCGTGAGCTCACTCGCTCGATCGGGAGCCGGGGCATTGGCGACGCTGCGCACCCGCTGCCGcggtgccgccgccgccagcgattGATCGCGAGGTGAGAGATGCCGACAGCTTCGGCCGGTGAGTGGCGGCGGGCACATGCGTTTTTACCAGCCATCTATCAGGAGTGTCGACATCGATCGCGGTGCTGACGGAGACACAACCGCTCTGATTATCAAGTACGGAAACTCCGACGTTAGTTCAGTAATCAGTACACTAGTAGCAACAAAAGTGGTATGCACGCACCAAATCGAAGACACTCTTTGCTGATACGAGCGGGAGCACGTGCGCGACGCCCATTCCCCGCTGCTCCCTCTTCTCCGAAGGCTCTGAGCCTCTGACCGACAGCAATTATTCGTCCGAACCGGCGGCGCGTCCACGTGGCGCGCCGGCCGTGCCCGTCACCGTTGCGTTCCAACAACTCCTTTTTTCCAAATCGAAATGATAAAAATAATGTAATATAGATTTTTCCTCCGATCTGTTGTTGCCGTAGGGATTCCAAGGTTTGTTCATTCGCCTTACTTTTTGAAATATCCTAAAGATTATTTCTTTTACCTACGTTTATTTATTTTCACATTTATGCATTGCCTCAACTTTGTGGATGTGTTTTTTCTTTGTATCCTTTGTCTGCAGGCTATCGCATTGAGAAGGTGTCGTGAAGCGGATGCAAGAAGAGAGCGGAAGACGTCTAGTAAGTCGCCTACTCAGAATGATGAAAACTTTAAGAAGTGAAGCATCAATTAGTTTATAGGTTGTTGACAGTGTGACTGCTTTTGTTTTCATACCGCTGTGCTCAACTCATGTCTTTACTATGCCTTCCGAGTGTGTTGTCAAGCCGGCTTGAACCAGTGTTTGCTGCATTGCCAAGAATTTGAGCTAAGTAAATGCTTCGTCATAGGTGCAATAATGCCTCAAGTTATGCATGTATGACATAATGGTGTCATATCTTTTGCTTGGGGCATGAAGGATGGAAGGAGCACTGAAAATCGATTCTAAAAACTGTGATGCATCCTGGTGCTTAGGGGAGGCCAAGTCTCTCTTTTTCCCTCCATATATCACCTA from Lolium rigidum isolate FL_2022 chromosome 4, APGP_CSIRO_Lrig_0.1, whole genome shotgun sequence encodes the following:
- the LOC124649747 gene encoding probable WRKY transcription factor 50, with the protein product MAAVGAAPLLYQPAAGDASCFFSSPSMSSYFSHGGSSSTSSPASSFSAALDTAPVQPAAPLLQPAIPDAAPHFDISEYFLDDGAFGAQPPVVAVPDGGAAGARAATNTQARSAAEPAAMERPRTERIAFRTKTEVEILDDGYKWRKYGKKSVKNSPNPRNYYRCSTEGCNVKKRVERDKDDPAYVVTTYEGTHTHVSPSTVYYATQDAASGRFFVAGTHPPPGSLD